A genomic region of Dactylococcopsis salina PCC 8305 contains the following coding sequences:
- a CDS encoding cadherin domain-containing protein, which translates to MNFQIIQLATPNLTVEVDSNFDLALNYNTSPVDNTLTGIALRLHYDSSNLTFNETSNLFATDLFGEVNSFADEENFDNDSQTDRYLQFQYFNFNGNWPDQPLPLNLGNFNFTVENPFSDIDPNPIDLILENRSLTVEEEVSGVSFGTLNVLDPNQETVNFNVTSFDTASGYELDSDPLELTIEETFTFTVSDDRLEVVNGELKLKDDSSFDFETDGDSVNVTVTATGDTGITTESTFEITVTEIEVNETPQITISNQVEVSENTTQVTTVAAIDPDENDTLTFSLSEGADADFFTINEETGELSFINPPDFESPESASGDNSYEVTVAVRDTADNIDRQTLTVNVTDVNESPSLTSPTTVSIAENQTDVTTITAIDPDSNETLTFSLSGGADADLFTINEETGELNFIQPPDFQNPRSASGDNNYEVEVTVGDRAENTDTETLNINVTDQVEEVSLLLFENNNGEKGDRIFNNTVNPGQEFFAEFFIKDIREKINIDQLGINGLGLDIDFDEEQFELISPLDEAGQLIPETAITAQGFDFFQGGNYNPETGEIEGLSASSINLEGEDNPSQGNRGRFESFARLGLKATTTPDFSTETPPLTVAVNPTQEFSLEDGNEIQGGANVPIPFLTIAPEVEIDVRLFSSVDGEKGEAIASNVNPGERFFLEVLVKDNRENLPESEQGITGLGLDIGFNSEAFNLVSPLDDSGNLIPSDVIIPESFTNFVNGEFDVESGLIQGLSASSIVLDGDDGSAIGTEAFSSFALLEMEAKQTKTSLVDQLDLNLNSTQGLTLQDGKSESDINVGIEQEVITVAPPIEYEIVLFEDNNGEKGDLIAQNLNRVNPGETFFADVLVRDNRVNLPEENTGISALGIDFEYDPDQLELISPLNEAGELNPEAAIVPPSFTSFIGGTFDRENGLIEGLSASSIIPDSEDGSAIGVGEFSTYASLGFQATQELNLANETIDQNFQVTTNSTQGFALNDGKTEQDITLNDELEVTEIAAPVEVEIALFENNNGEVGDQITNNLITPEQNFFAEIRVRDNRTNLPTEDLGISALGVNLDFDSDVFSLIAPLNEDNTFQPAEAIIPESFTSFIQGNLDAENGLIESLSASSIRPGEENGDPIGVGEYETLARLQFQTENVFASNVTFDLEINPTQGFALADGKTNNNTISEVFDQTVNITSAIFEQDRFIFNPINLDGISEGEVIGEIGIIEESLEDAIELQIISGNDSNNNEIPAFTINSETGEISVANLEEITEITTLTINASDPSGLLDTTTVEIPLNNSPTFTSSDAIEVSENETSVVTLSATDPDGDTLSFSITGGVDAALFTLDDEGSLSFSNAPDFETPSDEDGNNVYQVTVTVDDGKGSTVEQDLTVNLTDVNEAPIIEDQSFSIPENSEGETVVGAIEASDPEGNSLSYSLEEEGFGINETGEIFVTGETDLDFETNPNRELTVTVSDGEFTPTATVTVNLTDVNEAPIIEDQSFSIPENSEGETVVGAIEASDPEGNSLSYSLEEEGFGINETGEIFVTGETDLDFETNPNRELTVTVSDGEFTPTATVTVNLTDVNEAPIIEDQSFSIPENSEGETVVGAIEASDPEGNSLSYSLEEEGFGINETGEIFVTGETDLDFETNPNRELTVTVSDGEFTPTATVTVNLTDVNEAPTFTSDNAIEVSENETSVVTLSATDPDGDALSFSITGGADEGLFILNDEGGLSFSNAPDFENPGDEDGDNAYQVTVTVDDGNGSTVEQDLTVTVTDVDEVNRPPIVRNRNFEINESVTNGTEVGQLPINDPDGDDLSVSLNTSSQVRLINLSNREEVTKNPDVDKDGNPPFTIDATGVITVNDTDDLGPLFESINSNSGDSILSRIVPSFELTVEVSDEEATTIGSSNIEMILNSASFGLGDPHVSSFDRNNFSFQVVGEFTVVESTDENNPLTIQVRTSPTIEEDGESSDSLSNYTAIATEVNGDTIALYAGEENPVFINGENVSDLNETPVTDLDNGLFQINLDEAGEERIVVQVFENRIDPRVFLSEERNGNIAGVFGDKDGNPNDDFTLRDGTILPNPTFDQINNQFAQSWRTTDPANSLLLREGENLAEINDTNFPAREITLEVLEEQLGTDRFNDIVQQVEAAGLTEGFLRTAAIIDFATTNDDSFITSALNVAANNGTPQVEDAIFSIEPNANAEDVVGELSIRDGDDQLNSLTLSILQGNDDLDQDEESPFAVSVVEVDGQFQPRLTVNDPDDLEPEMSLTVQATDPLGATDTGLITIVQNDPNTNQAPILRVTVSDVDENSPVGTNVGRAGSTDPEGESVTLSLNAVDDLDGDGEEAFQINPETGLITVADPDDLNFEAQDSLTFNVIATDDEENTTEEEVTVNVNDLQTEVDVTLNLLNSDGSAIEENRLVVGENFFVEILVSADDPSGISTFSANLDFDEQSLDVLTPQFDTPSDLINEKLGFAPARVATFSEGMITLSGGTTDAVTDADEDGVADNVIGANNTPERFAIVEMEAVATTEEGTLTLTVPGENEDGRSIGATLGNGTPLTNEDITLNLETETLTVEVDNNPPVLNDQSFSVNENSEEGTVIGTIDAEDADGDDLTFSFGDVLPTNVDQDGQLPFGLDENSGELTVADPDDLNLAIQDTFNFDVVATDSANAQATGTVTVNVNPPRFSLDVDNNGDANGSVDGLNLLRVLFNLNPETMDTSQTDLTQQQVFDNIQQGLEGDNPLLDVDNSDEANGSVDGLNLLRVLFNLNPETMDTSQTDLTQQQVFDNIQEVNL; encoded by the coding sequence ATGAACTTTCAAATTATCCAACTTGCAACCCCAAACCTAACGGTAGAGGTAGATAGTAACTTTGATCTCGCTCTCAATTACAATACTTCCCCAGTGGATAATACCCTCACGGGAATTGCACTCCGTCTTCATTACGATTCCTCAAACCTCACCTTCAACGAAACCTCTAATCTCTTTGCAACTGATCTGTTTGGAGAAGTGAACAGCTTTGCTGATGAGGAAAACTTTGATAACGATTCTCAAACCGATCGCTATCTTCAATTCCAATACTTTAACTTTAATGGTAATTGGCCCGATCAACCTCTCCCCCTCAATCTCGGAAACTTCAACTTTACAGTAGAAAATCCTTTCTCTGACATTGATCCGAATCCTATTGATCTAATCCTCGAAAATAGGAGTCTTACCGTCGAGGAAGAGGTTTCTGGAGTCAGTTTCGGAACGCTGAATGTTCTTGATCCGAACCAAGAAACGGTTAATTTCAATGTTACTAGCTTTGATACTGCTTCTGGATATGAACTAGACAGTGATCCTCTTGAATTGACCATTGAAGAAACCTTTACCTTTACTGTCAGCGATGATCGTCTAGAAGTCGTCAACGGAGAGTTAAAACTTAAAGATGATAGTAGCTTTGACTTTGAAACCGATGGCGATTCCGTTAACGTCACTGTCACCGCTACTGGCGACACTGGAATCACGACTGAATCCACTTTTGAGATTACGGTTACTGAAATCGAAGTTAACGAAACTCCTCAAATTACAATTAGTAACCAAGTAGAGGTTTCTGAAAATACAACTCAAGTCACCACAGTTGCTGCGATCGATCCTGATGAAAACGACACTTTAACATTTTCCCTCTCTGAAGGCGCTGATGCTGATTTCTTTACCATCAATGAAGAAACAGGGGAATTGAGTTTTATTAATCCCCCAGACTTTGAATCCCCTGAGAGTGCTTCTGGTGATAACAGCTATGAGGTAACGGTAGCGGTGCGAGACACGGCGGATAATATCGATCGCCAAACTCTTACTGTCAATGTCACTGATGTTAATGAATCTCCTTCTCTCACGTCACCCACTACTGTCTCGATTGCAGAAAATCAGACTGATGTCACGACAATCACTGCGATCGATCCTGATAGCAACGAAACCTTAACATTTTCCCTCTCTGGTGGCGCTGATGCTGATTTATTTACCATTAACGAAGAAACGGGGGAATTGAATTTTATTCAACCTCCCGACTTCCAAAACCCTCGCAGCGCCTCTGGTGATAATAACTATGAAGTTGAAGTCACAGTGGGCGATCGCGCTGAAAATACAGACACGGAAACCCTCAACATTAATGTTACCGATCAGGTGGAGGAAGTTTCTCTGTTATTGTTTGAAAATAATAATGGAGAAAAAGGCGATCGCATTTTTAACAATACCGTTAACCCTGGACAAGAATTTTTTGCTGAATTTTTTATTAAAGACATACGAGAAAAAATCAATATTGACCAATTAGGTATTAACGGTTTAGGCTTAGATATCGACTTCGATGAGGAACAATTTGAACTGATTTCTCCCCTCGATGAAGCTGGACAATTAATTCCTGAAACTGCGATTACAGCGCAAGGATTCGACTTTTTCCAAGGCGGAAACTATAACCCAGAAACAGGAGAAATCGAGGGATTAAGTGCTAGTAGCATTAACTTAGAGGGAGAAGATAATCCTTCTCAAGGAAATCGAGGACGATTTGAGTCTTTCGCGCGACTAGGATTAAAAGCAACCACTACCCCTGATTTTTCTACAGAAACCCCTCCTTTAACCGTAGCAGTTAACCCGACTCAAGAGTTTTCCCTTGAGGATGGAAACGAAATTCAAGGGGGAGCAAATGTTCCGATTCCTTTCCTCACAATTGCGCCAGAAGTAGAAATAGATGTTCGTCTATTTAGCAGTGTTGATGGGGAAAAAGGAGAAGCAATTGCCAGTAATGTCAATCCTGGAGAACGGTTTTTCCTTGAAGTTTTGGTCAAAGATAATCGAGAAAATTTACCTGAATCGGAACAAGGAATTACAGGGTTAGGATTAGATATTGGCTTTAATTCTGAAGCATTTAATCTGGTTTCTCCTCTCGATGATTCAGGGAATTTAATTCCTTCTGATGTGATTATTCCTGAGAGTTTTACGAATTTCGTTAATGGTGAATTTGATGTAGAATCTGGGTTAATTCAAGGACTCAGTGCGTCTTCAATTGTGCTTGATGGTGACGATGGAAGCGCGATCGGGACGGAAGCGTTTTCCTCATTCGCATTATTAGAAATGGAGGCAAAACAAACTAAAACGTCTCTGGTTGATCAACTCGATCTGAATTTAAACTCGACTCAAGGCTTAACCTTACAAGATGGAAAATCAGAGAGCGACATTAATGTTGGAATTGAACAGGAAGTCATTACAGTCGCTCCGCCGATTGAGTATGAAATCGTTTTATTTGAAGATAATAATGGAGAAAAAGGAGATTTAATTGCTCAAAACTTGAACCGAGTTAATCCTGGAGAAACCTTTTTTGCTGATGTTTTAGTCAGAGATAATCGAGTTAATCTTCCTGAAGAAAATACGGGTATCAGTGCGTTAGGAATTGATTTTGAATATGATCCTGATCAGTTGGAATTGATTTCTCCTCTTAACGAAGCAGGAGAATTAAACCCTGAAGCCGCGATCGTACCGCCAAGTTTTACTTCCTTTATTGGGGGAACATTTGATCGAGAAAATGGTTTAATTGAAGGATTGAGTGCATCTTCAATTATTCCAGATAGTGAAGATGGAAGCGCGATCGGTGTGGGAGAATTTTCTACTTATGCGTCGCTAGGTTTTCAAGCCACTCAAGAGCTAAACTTAGCCAATGAAACGATCGATCAAAACTTCCAAGTCACCACAAATTCAACACAAGGATTCGCCCTCAACGACGGAAAAACAGAACAAGATATCACTCTTAATGATGAATTAGAAGTAACAGAAATTGCAGCGCCTGTTGAGGTAGAAATCGCTCTCTTTGAAAATAATAATGGTGAGGTAGGCGATCAAATCACCAATAATTTAATTACCCCAGAACAAAACTTTTTTGCGGAAATCCGAGTCAGAGATAATCGCACCAATCTCCCAACAGAAGACTTAGGAATTAGCGCATTAGGAGTTAATCTTGATTTTGATTCCGATGTCTTTTCACTGATTGCTCCTCTCAATGAAGATAATACATTTCAACCAGCCGAAGCTATTATTCCTGAAAGTTTTACCTCCTTTATTCAAGGTAACTTAGATGCAGAAAATGGTTTAATTGAAAGTTTGAGCGCTTCTTCCATTCGCCCAGGAGAAGAAAACGGCGATCCGATCGGTGTTGGTGAATATGAAACCTTAGCACGACTACAATTTCAAACCGAAAATGTTTTCGCCAGTAATGTCACCTTCGATCTAGAAATTAATCCCACACAAGGATTTGCATTAGCAGACGGTAAGACGAACAATAACACTATCAGCGAAGTTTTTGATCAAACCGTTAACATCACCTCAGCAATTTTTGAACAAGATCGCTTTATCTTTAATCCCATTAATTTAGATGGAATCAGTGAAGGAGAAGTTATCGGAGAAATTGGGATTATTGAAGAGAGTTTAGAAGACGCGATCGAGTTACAAATTATTAGCGGTAACGACAGCAATAATAATGAGATTCCCGCGTTTACAATCAACTCCGAAACTGGAGAAATCAGTGTTGCTAACCTTGAAGAAATTACAGAGATAACAACTCTCACCATCAACGCGAGTGATCCTTCAGGTTTACTCGATACGACTACGGTTGAAATTCCTCTTAATAATAGCCCCACTTTTACTTCATCAGATGCGATCGAGGTGTCGGAAAATGAAACCAGTGTTGTTACTCTCAGCGCCACTGATCCTGATGGAGATACGTTAAGTTTCTCGATTACGGGAGGTGTGGATGCGGCATTATTCACTCTCGATGATGAGGGAAGTTTAAGTTTCAGCAACGCACCTGATTTTGAGACTCCCAGTGATGAGGATGGGAATAATGTTTATCAGGTGACGGTGACGGTAGATGATGGTAAGGGTAGCACGGTTGAACAGGATTTAACGGTAAATCTCACGGATGTGAATGAAGCGCCAATTATTGAAGATCAAAGTTTCTCGATCCCTGAAAACAGTGAGGGGGAAACCGTCGTGGGGGCGATCGAAGCCAGTGATCCAGAAGGAAATTCCCTCAGTTACAGTTTAGAGGAAGAAGGCTTTGGGATTAATGAGACAGGAGAAATTTTCGTGACGGGTGAAACGGATTTAGACTTTGAGACGAATCCGAATCGAGAATTAACGGTAACGGTAAGTGATGGGGAATTCACACCAACCGCAACGGTGACGGTAAATCTCACGGATGTGAATGAAGCGCCAATTATTGAAGATCAAAGTTTCTCGATCCCTGAAAACAGTGAGGGGGAAACCGTCGTGGGGGCGATCGAAGCCAGTGATCCAGAAGGAAATTCCCTCAGTTACAGTTTAGAGGAAGAAGGCTTTGGGATTAATGAGACAGGAGAAATTTTCGTGACGGGTGAAACGGATTTAGACTTTGAGACGAATCCGAATCGAGAATTAACGGTAACGGTGAGTGATGGGGAATTCACACCAACCGCAACGGTGACGGTAAATCTCACGGATGTGAATGAAGCGCCAATTATTGAAGATCAAAGTTTCTCGATCCCTGAAAACAGTGAGGGGGAAACCGTCGTGGGGGCGATCGAAGCCAGTGATCCAGAAGGAAATTCCCTCAGTTACAGTTTAGAGGAAGAAGGCTTTGGGATTAATGAGACAGGAGAAATTTTCGTGACGGGTGAAACGGATTTAGACTTTGAGACGAATCCGAATCGAGAATTAACGGTAACGGTGAGTGATGGGGAATTCACACCAACCGCAACGGTGACGGTAAATCTCACGGATGTGAATGAAGCGCCCACTTTCACTTCTGACAATGCGATCGAGGTGTCGGAAAATGAAACCAGTGTTGTTACTCTCAGCGCCACTGATCCTGATGGGGATGCGTTAAGTTTCTCGATTACGGGAGGTGCGGATGAAGGTTTATTCATTCTCAATGATGAGGGAGGTTTAAGTTTCAGCAACGCACCTGATTTTGAAAATCCCGGTGATGAGGATGGGGATAATGCTTATCAGGTGACGGTGACGGTAGATGATGGCAATGGTAGCACGGTTGAACAGGATTTAACGGTAACGGTAACGGATGTGGATGAAGTAAATCGACCACCGATTGTGAGAAACCGCAATTTTGAGATTAATGAATCTGTTACTAATGGAACAGAAGTGGGACAATTACCCATTAATGATCCTGATGGTGATGATTTAAGTGTTAGCTTGAATACCTCTTCTCAAGTGCGTTTGATTAATTTATCTAATCGAGAAGAGGTGACAAAAAATCCCGATGTGGATAAAGATGGTAATCCGCCGTTTACGATCGATGCGACGGGAGTGATTACTGTTAATGATACTGATGATCTCGGCCCCTTATTTGAGTCCATTAACTCTAATTCTGGCGATTCGATTTTGAGTCGTATTGTTCCTTCCTTTGAGTTAACAGTTGAAGTCAGCGACGAAGAAGCAACGACGATCGGAAGCTCGAATATTGAAATGATCCTGAATTCGGCGAGCTTTGGTTTAGGTGATCCTCATGTCAGCAGCTTCGATCGCAACAACTTTAGTTTCCAAGTGGTGGGAGAATTTACCGTTGTTGAATCCACAGATGAAAATAATCCTCTAACCATTCAGGTGCGAACTTCTCCCACTATTGAAGAAGATGGAGAATCTTCCGATAGTCTTTCTAACTACACCGCGATCGCAACGGAAGTGAATGGAGACACGATCGCGCTTTACGCTGGTGAAGAAAATCCTGTCTTCATCAACGGTGAAAATGTCAGCGACTTAAACGAAACTCCTGTCACTGATTTAGACAATGGTTTATTCCAAATTAACCTAGATGAAGCTGGAGAAGAACGGATTGTTGTCCAAGTTTTTGAGAATCGGATTGATCCTCGTGTCTTCCTGTCGGAAGAACGAAACGGTAACATCGCTGGTGTTTTCGGAGACAAAGATGGTAATCCCAATGATGACTTTACCCTTCGTGATGGGACAATTTTACCAAACCCCACTTTTGATCAGATTAACAATCAGTTTGCACAAAGTTGGCGAACCACCGATCCAGCTAACTCTCTACTGTTAAGAGAGGGAGAAAACCTTGCTGAAATTAATGACACGAACTTCCCAGCTAGAGAAATCACTCTTGAGGTTTTAGAAGAACAGTTAGGAACAGATCGTTTTAACGACATTGTCCAACAAGTGGAAGCGGCTGGATTAACAGAAGGATTCCTACGCACCGCAGCGATTATTGACTTTGCAACCACTAATGATGACAGTTTTATTACTTCTGCTCTTAATGTTGCTGCCAATAATGGGACTCCACAAGTGGAAGATGCCATTTTCTCGATCGAACCGAATGCAAATGCGGAAGATGTTGTCGGTGAATTGTCTATTCGCGATGGCGACGATCAACTCAACAGTTTAACCCTCAGTATTCTACAGGGAAATGATGATTTGGATCAAGATGAAGAAAGTCCTTTTGCTGTTTCAGTGGTAGAAGTGGATGGCCAATTCCAACCCCGTCTCACCGTTAATGATCCTGATGATTTAGAACCAGAAATGAGTTTAACGGTACAAGCAACCGATCCATTGGGCGCAACGGATACAGGATTAATTACAATTGTTCAAAATGATCCGAATACGAATCAAGCTCCAATTTTGAGGGTGACAGTGTCCGATGTGGATGAAAATAGTCCTGTGGGAACGAATGTCGGTCGAGCAGGAAGCACTGATCCAGAAGGAGAAAGTGTTACGTTGAGTTTAAACGCTGTCGATGATCTCGATGGAGATGGCGAAGAGGCTTTTCAAATTAATCCTGAGACTGGTTTGATTACCGTCGCTGATCCCGATGACCTCAATTTTGAAGCCCAAGACAGTTTGACTTTTAATGTTATTGCCACAGATGATGAAGAAAATACGACGGAGGAAGAAGTAACGGTAAATGTCAATGATCTGCAAACGGAAGTTGATGTTACTCTGAATCTTCTCAATAGCGATGGGAGCGCGATCGAGGAAAATCGTCTGGTAGTTGGTGAAAACTTCTTCGTCGAAATTCTTGTTTCCGCAGATGATCCGAGTGGGATTAGCACCTTCTCCGCTAATCTCGATTTTGATGAACAGAGTTTAGATGTTTTGACTCCCCAATTTGACACTCCTTCGGATTTGATTAATGAAAAATTAGGTTTTGCTCCCGCTCGTGTGGCAACATTTTCTGAGGGGATGATCACTCTTTCTGGGGGAACAACGGATGCGGTAACTGATGCGGATGAAGATGGAGTTGCGGATAATGTCATTGGCGCTAATAATACTCCCGAACGGTTTGCGATCGTGGAAATGGAAGCAGTCGCCACAACTGAGGAAGGAACATTAACCTTAACTGTTCCAGGGGAAAATGAAGATGGACGCTCGATCGGAGCCACTCTTGGTAATGGTACTCCTCTCACTAATGAAGACATTACTCTCAACCTAGAAACAGAAACCTTAACCGTAGAGGTTGATAATAATCCTCCCGTCCTTAATGATCAATCTTTTAGCGTTAATGAAAACAGCGAAGAAGGAACAGTAATTGGCACAATTGATGCGGAAGACGCGGATGGGGATGACCTCACCTTTAGTTTCGGCGATGTTCTTCCCACAAATGTGGATCAAGATGGACAACTTCCTTTCGGGTTAGATGAAAATAGCGGTGAATTGACCGTCGCTGATCCCGATGACCTTAATCTTGCGATACAGGATACTTTTAACTTTGATGTGGTCGCCACTGATTCCGCTAACGCTCAAGCAACGGGAACAGTCACGGTTAATGTTAATCCGCCACGCTTTAGTCTGGATGTGGATAATAACGGCGATGCGAACGGTTCAGTGGATGGTTTAAATCTCTTGCGAGTGCTGTTTAACTTGAATCCAGAAACGATGGATACCAGTCAAACCGATCTCACCCAGCAACAAGTATTTGATAACATTCAACAGGGGCTTGAAGGAGATAATCCCCTTCTAGATGTGGACAATAGCGATGAGGCGAACGGTTCAGTGGATGGTTTAAATCTCTTGCGAGTGCTGTTTAACTTGAATCCAGAAACGATGGATACCAGTCAAACTGATCTCACTCAGCAACAAGTTTTTGATAACATTCAAGAAGTGAATTTATAA